A window of Verrucomicrobiota bacterium contains these coding sequences:
- a CDS encoding cytochrome c, with protein sequence MIKNFLIVTGLLCIVAIAVLGFQGERHSAPPIEFFSDMKRQSKIKFQRPSDFFADGRGARPPVDGTIPMGYDIPGHPFQNSETPSDIRSPLGEFTAGTDYYNTGKMRANWGTGIPMPATPELIDRGQKVYTIYCSACHGATGQGNGVTSKYGLLGIANYHQDKYREMADGQIFNTITNGYNSMMPYGDKVTVKDRWAVVAYIRALQKSQYAKLSDVPEDQRQALEASHP encoded by the coding sequence ATGATTAAGAATTTCCTGATCGTCACTGGATTGCTCTGCATCGTGGCGATCGCCGTACTCGGATTCCAGGGGGAACGTCACAGCGCGCCGCCGATCGAGTTCTTCAGCGACATGAAGCGGCAATCGAAGATCAAATTCCAACGGCCCTCCGACTTTTTCGCCGACGGCCGCGGCGCCCGCCCCCCGGTGGACGGGACGATCCCGATGGGATACGACATCCCGGGGCACCCGTTTCAGAATTCGGAGACGCCCAGCGATATCCGCTCGCCCCTGGGTGAATTCACGGCCGGCACCGATTATTACAACACCGGAAAAATGCGCGCCAACTGGGGCACGGGGATCCCGATGCCCGCGACGCCGGAATTGATCGATCGCGGCCAGAAAGTCTACACCATCTACTGTTCCGCCTGCCACGGCGCAACCGGGCAGGGGAACGGGGTCACTTCCAAATACGGTCTGCTCGGGATTGCCAACTACCATCAGGATAAGTACCGCGAGATGGCGGATGGCCAGATCTTCAACACCATCACCAACGGCTATAACTCGATGATGCCGTACGGCGACAAGGTCACGGTCAAGGATCGGTGGGCCGTCGTGGCCTACATTCGAGCCCTGCAGAAGAGCCAGTACGCCAAACTGTCGGATGTGCCTGAGGATCAACGCCAGGCACTGGAGGCCAGCCATCCATGA
- a CDS encoding cytochrome c has translation MSLESSEPNRPYGPEPGHSPEAAPGRSPLDAGSAPVPAWFLGVLAVAVFWTGAYLFTYSGGFDSSVFDFKPKYGAAASGPAVPPDPKEVGRKLFSANCITCHQANGQGVAGQFPPLAGSEWVNSDATNRLIAIVLKGLQGPVQVKGQAYNNAMQAWEAQYTDQQFAAILTYVRSDWGNTAPPIPPEAVKQVREQVKDRKEQWTMAELQKMPAQDVAKNAAAPAAKPAAPANAPAAQTK, from the coding sequence ATGAGCCTCGAATCTTCTGAACCGAATCGTCCTTACGGCCCGGAGCCCGGGCATAGCCCGGAAGCGGCGCCCGGCAGGTCGCCGCTGGATGCCGGCAGCGCGCCGGTGCCGGCCTGGTTCCTGGGCGTTCTCGCCGTCGCCGTCTTCTGGACGGGTGCATACCTTTTCACTTACAGCGGCGGCTTTGACAGCAGCGTGTTTGACTTCAAGCCGAAGTACGGGGCCGCCGCGAGCGGTCCGGCCGTCCCGCCGGATCCGAAGGAGGTCGGGCGCAAACTGTTTTCGGCGAATTGCATCACCTGCCACCAGGCCAACGGCCAGGGGGTGGCCGGCCAGTTCCCGCCGCTGGCGGGTTCGGAGTGGGTGAACAGCGATGCCACCAACCGGTTGATCGCGATTGTGCTGAAAGGGTTGCAGGGCCCCGTGCAGGTCAAAGGCCAGGCCTACAACAACGCCATGCAGGCGTGGGAAGCCCAGTACACGGACCAGCAGTTCGCCGCCATTCTCACCTACGTTCGCTCCGACTGGGGCAACACTGCGCCGCCGATTCCGCCCGAAGCCGTGAAGCAGGTGCGCGAGCAGGTTAAGGATCGCAAGGAACAATGGACCATGGCTGAACTGCAGAAAATGCCGGCCCAGGACGTCGCCAAAAATGCCGCGGCGCCGGCGGCCAAACCTGCGGCCCCGGCCAATGCGCCTGCCGCTCAGACGAAGTAA
- a CDS encoding cbb3-type cytochrome c oxidase subunit I — translation MADHTAVPLIIDRAHRLGRSIIAFYLLSGAAWLIVSSLFWWLNTAQAFAPNAWYAFAGVPWLTYGRVYPAFTNAFVFGWASLTGLGVALYFVSRLCRLSWRAGLLIFIAGIIWNLSLALGLWHVLGGGSTGRELLEINPSISFGFFLAAVLIVTWLLVEFWAYRNQLRVIPLWYLVAALLCFVWVFTTGQAIVNYWHTGGPVQPAIQSWYVNGLYQLWLVPLALGAAYVLIPEGVQRPVASLPLARIGFWGYGALAVWAGLGLFLGGPFPAWMQTVTIVANVLLILPVLALFANFHRTLDGRYDFAGANLPLRFAMTGFFLFVAATFWSAFISFRTVDYIFHFTLGMAARWSLLLAGFVTFTLMGAVYYAVPELLGRRWLLPGLLRLQFWLAAAGVGMLALDQAVGGLVQGFGLADAKIEFSAVVDIIRPFLLVQVIAVGMLFFSYLLFGFSLFLVLCFRCLERVRAAAEPVAPVETPAEVSVA, via the coding sequence ATGGCTGATCATACCGCTGTCCCATTGATCATAGACCGCGCCCACCGCCTGGGCCGGAGCATTATCGCCTTTTACCTCCTCTCCGGAGCGGCCTGGCTCATCGTTTCCTCTTTGTTCTGGTGGTTGAACACCGCCCAGGCGTTCGCGCCGAATGCCTGGTACGCTTTTGCCGGTGTGCCGTGGCTTACCTACGGGCGGGTCTATCCGGCGTTTACCAACGCTTTTGTGTTTGGTTGGGCGTCCCTGACCGGACTCGGCGTCGCGCTTTACTTCGTCAGCCGGCTTTGCCGCCTGTCCTGGCGCGCCGGTCTGTTGATTTTTATCGCCGGGATCATCTGGAACCTGTCGTTGGCGCTCGGACTCTGGCACGTCCTCGGTGGTGGCAGCACCGGCCGGGAGTTGCTGGAGATCAACCCGTCCATTTCGTTCGGGTTCTTTCTCGCCGCGGTGCTCATCGTCACCTGGCTCCTGGTTGAGTTCTGGGCGTACCGCAACCAGTTGCGGGTCATCCCGCTCTGGTACCTGGTGGCGGCGCTGCTCTGTTTCGTCTGGGTTTTCACCACGGGCCAAGCCATCGTCAATTACTGGCACACGGGCGGGCCCGTGCAGCCCGCCATTCAGTCCTGGTACGTGAACGGCCTTTACCAACTCTGGCTGGTGCCGCTCGCGCTTGGCGCTGCGTACGTCCTGATTCCCGAAGGGGTTCAGCGGCCCGTCGCCAGTTTGCCCCTGGCCCGGATCGGCTTTTGGGGCTACGGCGCCCTGGCCGTGTGGGCAGGGCTCGGCCTGTTCCTGGGCGGCCCGTTCCCGGCCTGGATGCAAACCGTGACCATCGTTGCCAACGTCCTGCTGATCCTCCCGGTACTCGCCCTGTTCGCGAATTTCCATCGCACGCTCGACGGCCGGTACGACTTCGCGGGTGCGAACCTGCCGCTGCGTTTCGCCATGACCGGCTTTTTCCTGTTTGTCGCCGCCACGTTCTGGTCGGCGTTCATTTCGTTCCGCACGGTCGATTACATCTTTCATTTCACCCTGGGCATGGCCGCGCGCTGGTCGTTGCTGCTGGCCGGATTTGTAACCTTTACCCTCATGGGCGCGGTTTACTACGCCGTGCCGGAGTTGCTTGGGCGACGCTGGTTGCTGCCCGGCCTGCTCAGGCTTCAATTCTGGCTGGCTGCCGCCGGGGTGGGAATGCTGGCGCTTGATCAGGCCGTCGGGGGCTTGGTCCAGGGTTTCGGCCTGGCCGATGCCAAGATCGAGTTCAGCGCCGTCGTTGACATCATCCGGCCGTTCCTGCTGGTCCAGGTCATCGCCGTCGGAATGCTCTTCTTTTCCTACCTGCTCTTCGGATTTTCGCTGTTCCTCGTCCTTTGCTTCCGGTGTTTGGAACGGGTGCGCGCTGCGGCGGAACCGGTTGCCCCAGTTGAAACCCCCGCGGAGGTCTCGGTCGCTTGA
- the coxB gene encoding cytochrome c oxidase subunit II: MKPLFFRFKRGLLFVAAVALALAMTGTASAAPRTSDLWWLPDVASRSGEKIDQLLYAIFYLTAAVFILTQIVYVYFLIKYRARKGVKATYSHGNNRLEFIWTVIPTAIFISLWGYGNHLWWDVIHAEPPADTLEVAITAYQFAFSFQYPGADKKLGRTDVKLLSNDNLFGNDKDDPDSKDNFTSPNLELPVDKPVRIRLNSKDVIHAFYVPEFRIYQDAVPGRTIDWVWFVPTKLGSFQLACNQLCGSGHYNMKAQIQVVSQEEFDKWYKEKTAAVALSNSSDRAYVRNP, from the coding sequence ATGAAACCCCTTTTTTTCAGGTTTAAACGCGGCCTGCTGTTCGTAGCCGCAGTGGCATTGGCCCTGGCCATGACGGGCACTGCTTCAGCTGCCCCGCGGACCAGCGATCTCTGGTGGCTGCCGGACGTGGCCAGCCGGTCCGGAGAAAAGATCGACCAGCTCCTCTACGCCATCTTCTACCTCACGGCTGCCGTTTTTATCCTGACGCAGATCGTGTACGTCTATTTCCTAATCAAGTACCGCGCCCGCAAAGGGGTGAAGGCAACTTACAGTCACGGGAATAACCGGCTCGAGTTCATCTGGACGGTGATCCCGACCGCCATTTTTATCTCGCTCTGGGGTTACGGAAACCACCTTTGGTGGGACGTCATTCACGCGGAGCCACCCGCCGACACGCTCGAGGTCGCAATAACGGCATACCAGTTTGCGTTCAGCTTCCAGTACCCGGGCGCAGACAAAAAACTCGGGCGCACCGACGTCAAGCTGCTGTCGAACGATAATCTTTTCGGCAACGACAAAGACGATCCCGATTCCAAAGATAACTTCACGTCCCCGAACCTTGAATTGCCTGTGGACAAGCCGGTCCGGATCCGCCTGAACTCAAAAGACGTCATCCACGCCTTTTACGTTCCGGAATTCCGGATCTATCAGGACGCGGTGCCCGGGCGCACCATCGACTGGGTGTGGTTTGTGCCCACGAAGCTTGGATCCTTTCAGTTGGCGTGTAACCAGCTCTGCGGCTCCGGCCATTACAACATGAAAGCGCAAATCCAGGTTGTGTCTCAGGAGGAGTTCGACAAATGGTACAAGGAAAAAACGGCCGCAGTCGCTCTCTCGAACTCGTCTGACCGGGCGTACGTCCGAAACCCATAA
- a CDS encoding COX15/CtaA family protein, translating to MNEFGLPRRLLHWFASFLAAAILVLICSGGLVTSHEAGMAVPDWPNSFGYNMFLFPVSRWIGGVFFEHTHRLIASGVGMLTLVLCGLAFAVEDRRWVKTLAGVAVLAVIVQGVLGGLRVTEHNAVLGLFHGCLAQSFFALVAVIALVTSRFWRAFARHAAEPGLLIFRRWTLVVTAMVFIQLVLGAAMRHSHSGLAVHDFPTVYGGVLPPVTATAIDTINQTRAAQAELPTSVGLILLHYVHRVWAVALVIGIVSIGSAAMRQANFPRILKRFALIWMLLVAVQFALGAWTIWSNKAADIATSHVLFGALTLMNGVLFSVTLCKFVACANVAGSDPSTRMEAARA from the coding sequence ATGAACGAGTTTGGATTGCCCCGGAGACTCTTGCACTGGTTCGCAAGCTTTCTTGCCGCGGCAATCCTCGTCTTGATCTGCAGCGGCGGCCTGGTGACCAGCCATGAGGCCGGCATGGCCGTGCCCGATTGGCCGAACAGCTTCGGGTACAACATGTTCCTGTTTCCGGTCTCCCGCTGGATCGGGGGCGTTTTCTTTGAACACACCCATCGCCTGATCGCGAGCGGGGTGGGCATGTTAACCCTCGTTCTCTGCGGATTAGCTTTCGCGGTGGAAGATCGGCGCTGGGTCAAAACCCTCGCGGGTGTCGCCGTCCTGGCGGTGATCGTCCAAGGGGTACTTGGCGGGCTGCGCGTCACGGAGCACAACGCGGTGCTTGGGCTGTTCCACGGCTGCCTGGCGCAAAGCTTCTTTGCGCTCGTGGCCGTCATCGCCCTGGTGACCTCCCGCTTCTGGCGGGCATTTGCCCGGCATGCAGCCGAGCCCGGGCTCCTGATATTCAGGCGCTGGACGCTCGTGGTTACCGCGATGGTCTTTATCCAGTTGGTGCTCGGCGCGGCCATGCGCCACTCGCACAGCGGCTTGGCGGTTCACGATTTCCCGACGGTGTACGGCGGGGTTCTGCCGCCGGTCACAGCAACTGCGATCGACACCATCAACCAGACGCGCGCGGCCCAGGCCGAGCTGCCCACCTCGGTTGGGCTGATCCTCCTCCATTACGTGCACCGAGTGTGGGCGGTGGCGTTGGTGATCGGGATCGTGTCGATCGGGAGTGCTGCAATGCGCCAGGCGAACTTTCCACGCATTTTGAAGAGGTTTGCCTTGATCTGGATGTTGCTGGTCGCCGTCCAGTTTGCGCTCGGCGCCTGGACCATCTGGTCCAACAAGGCGGCCGACATCGCGACTTCCCACGTGCTGTTCGGCGCGTTGACCCTCATGAACGGCGTGCTTTTCTCGGTGACGTTGTGCAAGTTTGTCGCATGCGCAAACGTCGCCGGCTCGGATCCCTCAACCCGAATGGAGGCGGCTCGCGCATGA
- a CDS encoding cbb3-type cytochrome c oxidase subunit I, with amino-acid sequence MAQTLAHSVTEVHGETAQHHHELSFFRKYIWSEDHKTIALQYLFACLFFLIIGGLLALGVRYQLAFPGTPVPVIGKLLPRWLITDNGAIQPGGYNALFTMHATVMVFLVVMPFLVGVFGNFLIPLKIGAPDMAFPFFNALSFWLFLLSGFILLSSFFAPNGFPASGWTSYAPLSAHGSYNGTQAGQSLWCVGLFVNGLASIAGAMNYITTVINMRAPGMKMFRLPLAVWALLVTAFLLLLAVPVLSAAAAMLFFDLNFGTSFFSASNYGQPLLWQHLFWFFGHPEVYILILPAMGLTSEILPVFSRKPIFGYKAMVFAMVAIGVLGFIVWGHHMFVSGMNLMLSAVFSFSTMVIAVPSAIKTFNWLGTVWRGSVRFTTPMCFALGFVSMFVIGGLSGIFMASTPVDLFIHHTYFVVAHIHYVLFGGSIFAIFGAIYFWFPKMFGRMTNEFWGKVHFFLTLTFFNLTFFPMHNLGLNGMMRRIADPTQYDHLRSQQPINVLITLSAFGLGLSTIPFFINFFYSMFKGPKAPRNPWNSTTLEWTVPSPPGHGNFEVTPTVYHGPYEYSVPGMEEDFLPQNQPVPETARLMPH; translated from the coding sequence ATGGCCCAGACCCTCGCTCATTCCGTTACCGAGGTGCACGGCGAAACCGCGCAGCACCACCACGAACTCAGTTTTTTTCGCAAGTACATCTGGTCGGAGGACCACAAGACGATTGCCTTGCAATACCTTTTTGCCTGCCTCTTTTTTCTGATCATCGGCGGCCTGCTTGCCCTCGGGGTGCGCTATCAGCTCGCCTTTCCCGGCACCCCTGTGCCGGTCATCGGAAAACTGCTGCCTCGATGGTTGATCACGGACAACGGCGCGATCCAGCCCGGCGGGTACAACGCGCTGTTTACCATGCACGCCACGGTCATGGTCTTCCTGGTCGTGATGCCGTTCCTCGTCGGGGTGTTCGGCAATTTCCTGATTCCGCTTAAGATCGGGGCGCCGGATATGGCGTTTCCGTTCTTCAACGCGCTGTCGTTCTGGCTGTTCCTGCTCTCAGGTTTCATCCTCCTGTCGAGCTTCTTTGCGCCAAACGGTTTTCCGGCCTCCGGCTGGACCTCGTACGCGCCGCTCTCGGCGCACGGTTCCTACAACGGCACGCAGGCCGGCCAGAGTCTCTGGTGCGTCGGTCTTTTCGTCAACGGTCTGGCCTCCATTGCCGGTGCGATGAACTACATCACCACGGTCATCAACATGCGCGCCCCCGGTATGAAGATGTTCCGCTTGCCGCTGGCCGTCTGGGCGCTGCTCGTCACCGCGTTTTTATTGCTCCTGGCCGTGCCGGTGTTGTCCGCCGCGGCCGCCATGCTCTTCTTTGATCTGAACTTCGGGACCAGCTTCTTCTCGGCTTCCAACTACGGCCAGCCCCTGCTCTGGCAGCACCTCTTCTGGTTCTTCGGTCACCCGGAGGTTTACATCCTCATTCTGCCGGCCATGGGGTTGACCTCGGAAATCCTGCCGGTTTTCTCGCGCAAACCGATTTTCGGCTACAAGGCGATGGTCTTCGCCATGGTCGCCATCGGCGTCCTGGGCTTTATCGTCTGGGGCCACCACATGTTCGTCAGCGGCATGAACCTGATGCTGTCGGCGGTTTTCTCCTTCTCGACGATGGTGATCGCGGTGCCTTCGGCCATCAAAACGTTCAACTGGCTCGGCACGGTCTGGCGCGGGTCCGTCCGGTTCACGACGCCGATGTGCTTCGCGCTGGGTTTCGTTTCGATGTTCGTGATCGGCGGCCTGAGCGGGATTTTCATGGCGTCGACCCCGGTCGATCTGTTCATTCACCACACGTACTTTGTGGTGGCCCACATCCACTACGTCCTGTTCGGCGGCAGCATTTTTGCGATCTTTGGCGCGATTTATTTTTGGTTCCCGAAGATGTTCGGGCGTATGACGAACGAGTTCTGGGGCAAGGTCCACTTTTTCCTCACGCTCACGTTCTTTAACCTCACCTTCTTTCCGATGCACAACCTGGGTCTCAACGGGATGATGCGGCGGATCGCCGATCCCACCCAGTACGATCACCTGCGCAGCCAACAGCCCATTAACGTCCTGATCACCCTGAGTGCGTTCGGGCTCGGCTTGTCGACCATCCCGTTCTTCATCAACTTCTTCTACAGCATGTTCAAAGGACCGAAAGCCCCGCGGAATCCCTGGAATTCCACGACGCTGGAGTGGACGGTGCCGTCTCCTCCCGGCCACGGCAATTTTGAGGTGACTCCGACGGTGTACCACGGTCCATACGAATATAGTGTACCGGGCATGGAGGAGGATTTCCTGCCCCAGAACCAGCCCGTGCCGGAAACGGCCCGGTTAATGCCCCATTGA
- the nrfD gene encoding polysulfide reductase NrfD, with protein sequence MAESAASAASTVPFEERMPRPPLVENNRSMPWISDLICGIVESKTPMWWYVSIAITGSLAAFGIFCIFYLLFTGVGVWGNNIPVGWAWDITNFVFWIGIGHAGTLISAILFLTRQKWRTSINRASEAMTLFAVICAGIFPGIHVGRVWMAWFLAPVPVPNWIWPNFRSPLLWDVFAVSTYFTVSVLFWFLGLVPDLATMRDRARSLVGRFVYGVLALGWRGGNRQWRHYEMAYLILAGLSTPLVLSVHSTVSFDFATSVLPGWHTTIFPPYFVAGAIFGGFAMVLTLMLPARSLYHLEDVFTWNHIDVMCKIILLTGSIVGYAYMMEWFVAYYGANSFERYAFINRYFGPYWWASWSMFVCNVIIPQLFWVRAFRRNIITVFFVSMCVNAGMWFERFVIIVISLHRDFLPSSWGMYHPTWVDMMTFAGTHGLFLTLFLLFIRFLPMVAIAEVKGVLPEADPHHVSAQIPGATLTKEEVHP encoded by the coding sequence ATGGCTGAATCGGCAGCTTCCGCAGCGTCCACCGTCCCCTTCGAAGAGCGCATGCCAAGGCCGCCCTTGGTGGAGAATAACCGCTCCATGCCGTGGATCAGCGACCTGATCTGCGGGATCGTCGAAAGCAAGACGCCCATGTGGTGGTACGTCAGCATCGCCATCACCGGCTCGTTGGCCGCGTTCGGGATCTTCTGCATCTTTTACCTCCTGTTTACCGGCGTCGGCGTCTGGGGCAATAACATCCCGGTCGGGTGGGCCTGGGATATCACCAACTTCGTCTTCTGGATCGGCATCGGTCACGCCGGCACGCTGATCTCGGCGATCTTGTTCCTGACCCGCCAGAAATGGCGCACGTCGATTAACCGCGCGTCGGAAGCGATGACGCTTTTTGCCGTGATCTGCGCCGGTATTTTTCCCGGCATCCACGTCGGGCGCGTCTGGATGGCCTGGTTCCTGGCGCCCGTGCCGGTCCCGAACTGGATCTGGCCGAATTTCCGCAGCCCGCTGCTCTGGGACGTGTTTGCAGTCTCGACTTATTTCACGGTCTCGGTGTTGTTCTGGTTCCTCGGCCTGGTTCCGGATCTGGCCACGATGCGCGACCGCGCCCGCAGCCTGGTCGGCCGCTTCGTTTATGGCGTGCTGGCATTGGGCTGGCGCGGGGGCAACCGGCAGTGGCGCCACTATGAAATGGCTTACCTGATCCTGGCCGGCCTTTCGACCCCGCTGGTCTTGTCGGTTCACTCCACGGTGTCGTTCGACTTCGCTACCTCGGTTCTGCCCGGCTGGCACACGACCATCTTCCCGCCTTACTTTGTGGCGGGCGCTATCTTCGGCGGGTTCGCCATGGTCCTTACCCTGATGCTGCCCGCCCGTTCCTTGTACCACCTGGAGGACGTCTTCACGTGGAATCACATCGACGTGATGTGCAAGATCATCCTGCTGACCGGATCGATCGTCGGTTATGCGTACATGATGGAATGGTTCGTGGCCTATTACGGCGCGAACTCCTTTGAACGCTACGCGTTTATCAACCGTTATTTCGGCCCGTATTGGTGGGCGTCGTGGTCGATGTTCGTCTGCAACGTGATCATTCCCCAGTTGTTCTGGGTTCGCGCGTTCCGGCGCAACATCATCACCGTTTTCTTTGTCAGCATGTGCGTCAACGCCGGGATGTGGTTCGAACGGTTCGTCATCATCGTGATCTCGCTGCACCGGGACTTCCTGCCTTCCAGTTGGGGCATGTACCATCCGACCTGGGTCGACATGATGACGTTCGCCGGTACCCATGGCCTCTTTCTGACCCTTTTCCTGCTGTTCATCCGGTTCCTGCCGATGGTGGCGATTGCCGAGGTCAAAGGCGTGTTGCCCGAAGCTGATCCTCACCACGTTTCAGCCCAGATTCCCGGCGCAACCCTGACCAAAGAGGAGGTCCACCCATGA
- the cyoE gene encoding protoheme IX farnesyltransferase: MSFISEKHSPVTPVTARASVRRFVADLGELVKARLTLLVLVTTLMGFLLAWHGEMNYLYLFHVLCGTALAAAGAAALNQVFEVELDARMNRTRNRPLPARRMNLDEGLMIGVICSAAGIIYTSLATNVLTGLFTAVTVATYLFAYTPLKRVTTLNTIVGAIPGALPPVIGWTAVRGEASFESWILFAILFLWQMPHFLAISWLYREQYRSAGFIMLSGQDPDCRLTGRQALLYTMGLVSVSLIPAALRLTTFWYLPVALATGVYFFCMALRFAVTGTERAARKLFIASIVYLPITLGALVVTRFS; this comes from the coding sequence ATGAGCTTCATCAGCGAAAAACATTCTCCGGTTACGCCGGTGACCGCGCGCGCGTCGGTGCGCAGGTTCGTGGCGGACCTCGGCGAGTTGGTGAAAGCGCGCCTGACCCTGCTGGTCCTGGTCACGACGCTCATGGGATTCCTCCTGGCCTGGCATGGCGAGATGAATTACCTTTACCTTTTCCACGTCCTGTGCGGCACCGCCCTCGCCGCCGCCGGGGCCGCCGCTCTCAACCAGGTGTTCGAGGTTGAACTGGATGCGCGCATGAATCGCACCCGGAACCGGCCGTTGCCCGCCCGGCGGATGAACCTCGATGAAGGACTCATGATCGGGGTGATCTGCTCCGCCGCCGGCATCATCTACACGAGCCTGGCCACCAACGTGCTGACGGGGCTCTTCACGGCCGTGACGGTTGCCACTTACCTTTTCGCTTACACCCCCCTTAAACGGGTTACCACCCTGAACACCATCGTCGGGGCCATTCCGGGCGCTTTACCGCCGGTAATCGGCTGGACGGCCGTCCGGGGTGAAGCCAGCTTTGAGAGCTGGATCCTGTTTGCGATCCTTTTTCTCTGGCAGATGCCGCATTTCCTGGCGATCTCCTGGCTTTACCGGGAACAATACCGGTCAGCGGGTTTCATCATGCTGAGCGGGCAAGACCCCGACTGCCGTCTGACCGGCCGGCAGGCGTTGCTCTACACCATGGGGTTGGTCTCGGTCAGCTTGATTCCGGCCGCGCTCCGGCTCACCACGTTCTGGTACCTTCCGGTTGCGCTCGCCACCGGTGTTTACTTTTTCTGCATGGCTTTGCGTTTTGCCGTGACGGGGACCGAACGGGCTGCGCGCAAGCTTTTCATCGCTTCCATCGTGTACCTGCCGATCACGCTGGGCGCGCTCGTCGTTACCCGGTTTTCATGA
- a CDS encoding heme-copper oxidase subunit III: protein MQASAVALTADQLPQQPPNLVRFGMLTFLASEAMLFAGLIGGYIVLRSGAGPGWQMPEALKNPTTMAQTSVATLMLLSSSFTLHFSEVRILRGQRGGRLLLLLTLVLGGCFLANQAHEWYSLYHEGFWFNTAGIMGSSFFVLTGFHGLHVFIGALLLLAALARTMLGLISPERHAFLDCSSLYWHFVDIVWIFLFTILYIL from the coding sequence ATGCAAGCCTCCGCCGTCGCCCTCACCGCTGATCAGTTGCCCCAGCAACCGCCGAATCTGGTCCGATTCGGGATGCTCACGTTCCTGGCCTCCGAAGCGATGCTGTTCGCAGGCCTCATCGGCGGGTACATCGTGCTTCGCTCCGGCGCAGGCCCAGGCTGGCAAATGCCGGAAGCGCTTAAAAACCCGACCACGATGGCCCAGACGTCCGTTGCGACCCTGATGCTGCTCAGCAGCAGTTTCACCCTGCACTTCAGCGAGGTGCGGATCTTGCGCGGGCAGCGCGGCGGCCGGTTGCTTCTCCTGCTGACCCTGGTCCTGGGCGGTTGCTTCCTGGCCAACCAGGCTCACGAGTGGTATTCCCTTTACCACGAAGGTTTCTGGTTCAACACGGCCGGGATCATGGGTTCCAGCTTCTTTGTGTTGACCGGTTTTCACGGCCTGCACGTGTTCATCGGCGCGTTGCTGCTGCTCGCTGCCTTGGCTCGGACCATGCTTGGCCTGATCAGCCCGGAGCGCCATGCGTTCCTCGACTGCAGCAGCCTGTACTGGCATTTCGTCGACATCGTGTGGATCTTCCTCTTCACGATTCTTTATATCCTTTAA
- a CDS encoding DUF3341 domain-containing protein, with protein sequence MTAAAARRPSFAVVAEFGSAAELYHAAEGVRDAGYRFWDVHSPFPIHGMNKAMGLGKSPLGYIIFCGGLTGFLTAASLEFIPSSFLYPLIVHGKPVDFFTVPAFFPIMFELTILFSAFTAFFGVFVLNRLPRLHHPLFDYLPFRRVTNDAFFLVIESGDPKYSESGTRDLLQGLGSKEVKVIYAND encoded by the coding sequence ATGACCGCCGCCGCCGCCCGCCGCCCATCCTTCGCCGTCGTCGCCGAATTCGGTTCGGCTGCCGAGCTTTACCATGCCGCCGAAGGAGTCCGTGACGCAGGCTACCGCTTCTGGGACGTTCACTCGCCCTTTCCGATCCACGGCATGAACAAGGCCATGGGCCTCGGCAAAAGCCCGCTCGGGTACATCATTTTCTGCGGCGGCCTGACCGGTTTTCTCACCGCGGCCAGCCTGGAATTTATCCCCTCATCGTTCCTCTACCCGCTCATCGTGCACGGCAAACCGGTCGACTTTTTCACGGTGCCCGCATTTTTCCCGATCATGTTCGAGCTGACGATCCTGTTCTCGGCGTTCACCGCGTTTTTCGGCGTGTTCGTCCTGAACCGGTTGCCGCGCCTCCACCACCCGCTGTTCGATTACCTGCCCTTCCGGCGGGTCACGAATGATGCTTTCTTCCTGGTGATCGAGTCGGGCGACCCGAAATATTCGGAGTCCGGGACCCGCGACCTCCTCCAAGGGCTCGGCAGCAAAGAGGTGAAGGTAATCTACGCCAATGATTAA
- a CDS encoding cbb3-type cytochrome c oxidase subunit II, whose amino-acid sequence MKRFTPYFLGVLGFFLLGWLGMVYYPYMAFAELRPDRDATTNEVIPPGLPGTAVQGFRVYAANGCVDCHSQYVRDKNEGSDIDRKWGARRTVARDYMNDGDVFLGSSRLGPDLTNVGARQKDAAWYYKLLYSPATVNPGSGMPAYRWLFTTRKIAGQPSADALQLAGEDAPPPGWEVVPNNDARELVGYLRALNRTYPLPEVPEPKE is encoded by the coding sequence TTGAAACGCTTCACACCTTATTTCCTCGGAGTTTTAGGCTTTTTCCTCCTTGGCTGGCTCGGGATGGTTTATTACCCGTACATGGCTTTTGCGGAGTTGCGGCCCGACCGCGATGCGACCACCAACGAAGTCATCCCGCCCGGGTTGCCCGGCACTGCGGTCCAGGGCTTCCGGGTCTACGCGGCCAATGGCTGCGTCGACTGCCATTCTCAATACGTTCGGGACAAGAATGAAGGATCCGACATCGACCGGAAGTGGGGGGCACGCCGGACGGTGGCCCGCGACTACATGAATGACGGGGACGTTTTTCTCGGCAGCAGCCGGCTCGGGCCGGACCTGACGAACGTGGGCGCCCGCCAAAAGGATGCGGCCTGGTACTATAAGCTGTTATACAGCCCGGCCACCGTGAATCCGGGGTCAGGGATGCCGGCTTACCGCTGGTTGTTTACCACCCGGAAAATTGCCGGCCAGCCTTCTGCGGATGCCTTGCAGTTGGCCGGTGAAGACGCGCCGCCGCCCGGTTGGGAAGTCGTTCCGAATAACGACGCCCGGGAACTGGTCGGCTACCTTCGTGCGCTCAACCGAACCTACCCGCTGCCGGAAGTCCCGGAACCAAAGGAATGA